One segment of Castanea sativa cultivar Marrone di Chiusa Pesio chromosome 3, ASM4071231v1 DNA contains the following:
- the LOC142627070 gene encoding uncharacterized protein LOC142627070, translating to MMFLLVHKTAFASASVFQSGITRKPINLFSLFKNYALAFASMSSFHSQTCSSSTTGTYTDTIWKSRIEKKKRRYAQTQFLNFVREQCKYNRLTNFDDAVSIFNQLLQMGSRPSIVDFNQILGKIAQMKRYSTVTCLFKQMGMFGIVPDVCTLNILTNCYCNLNRPDFGFSLLGKMLKLGYEPGCRTFAVLINGFCIDGKIVRAVELFNAMVERGYWPDVVTYGSLINGLCKVGDTSAAIGMLRKMEEGGCKPDRVVYCVIIDRLCKDGLLVEGLSLLSEMTGKGISMDVVSYNSLIHGLLNSCQWEEVSGFLKEVKHGKIVQDLQTVCMLTDMLCAEGLITEPKCVIELLIQRGVEPDVVTYSILMDGYCMRDQMDEARKVFDLMFERACYPDAWCYNVLIKGYCRCKRIDEAVSLIEEMDNKRMVPDTVTYNTLIGGMCSLGRHISAQEVLNEMQAHGQLPDIFTYSTLLDSLCKNQNFDEAMKFFEEMETRRMDTDIVIYSIIIDGMCRAGKLKLARDIFFSLPEKGLQPNVRTYTTMIDGLCNEGLLDEASELLKRMDETRCFPNDCTYNTIIRGFLRKNDTSRAIELLHVMAERGFLADSYTKSMLVDLLSADGLHPSSRERIQNYV from the coding sequence ATGATGTTCTTGTTGGTACACAAAACTGCTTTTGCTTCTGCTTCTGTGTTTCAAAGCGGTATTACTCGCAAACCCATtaaccttttttctttgttcaagaATTATGCTTTAGCTTTTGCTTCAATGTCTTCATTTCACTCCCAGACTTGTTCTTCTTCTACTACTGGTACTTATACTGATACTATTTGGAAAAgtagaatagagaaaaaaaagagaaggtatGCTCAAACCCAGTTCTTGAATTTTGTGAGGGAACAATGTAAGTATAATAGGCTGACTAATTTTGATGATGCCGTTAGCATATTCAATCAGTTGCTTCAAATGGGTTCCCGGCCGTCTATTGTGGATTTCAATCAGATTTTAGGCAAAATTGCACAAATGAAACGTTATTCGACTGTTACTTGTTTATTTAAGCAAATGGGTATGTTTGGAATTGTGCCTGATGTTTGTACTTTGAATATTTTGACCAATTGTTATTGCAATTTGAATAGGCCGGATTTTGGGTTTTCGTTGTTGGGTAAAATGTTGAAACTTGGGTACGAACCGGGTTGTAGGACTTTTGCAGTTTTGATTAATGGGTTTTGTATTGATGGTAAAATAGTGAGAGCAGTGGAGTTGTTTAATGCAATGGTGGAGAGAGGGTATTGGCCTGATGTGGTTACTTATGGGTCACTGATAAATGGGTTGTGCAAAGTGGGGGATACGAGTGCGGCTATTGGTATGCTTAGGAAGATGGAAGAAGGAGGCTGTAAGCCTGATAGAGTTGTGTATTGTGTTATTATTGACCGGCTGTGCAAGGATGGGCTACTGGTTGAGGGTTTGAGTCTATTGTCAGAAATGACTGGCAAAGGCATTTCCATGGATGTTGTCTCTTATAATTCTTTGATTCATGGGCTACTCAATTCATGTCAGTGGGAGGAAGTATCAGGTTTTTTGAAGGAAGTGAAGCACGGGAAAATTGTACAAGATTTACAAACTGTTTGTATGTTGACTGATATGCTATGTGCAGAAGGATTGATTACTGAACCGAAATGCGTGATTGAATTACTGATTCAAAGAGGTGTGGAGCCCGATGTAGTCACTTACAGTATACTCATGGATGGGTACTGTATGCGGGATCAGATGGACGAGGCAAGAAAAGTATTTGATTTGATGTTTGAGAGGGCTTGTTATCCTGATGCTTGGTGCTATAACGTCTTGATCAAAGGTTATTGCAGGTGTAAAAGAATTGACGAGGCCGTGAGTCTTATTGAAGAAATGGATAATAAGAGAATGGTTCCTGATACTGTTACTTACAACACTCTTATTGGTGGCATGTGTTCCCTTGGGAGGCATATATCTGCACAAGAGGTTCTTAATGAGATGCAAGCTCATGGACAACTTCCAGATATCTTTACTTACTCTACATTGTTGGATTCACTatgcaaaaaccaaaattttgatgaggcgatgaaattttttgaagaaatggaAACTCGTAGGATGGATACTGACATTGTGATTTACAGCATCATTATTGATGGTATGTGCAGAGCTGGGAAACTCAAACTTGCAAGGGATATATTTTTTAGTCTCCCTGAAAAAGGATTACAACCTAATGTTAGGACGTATACTACAATGATAGATGGACTTTGTAATGAAGGGTTATTGGATGAAGCAAGTGAGTTACTTAAAAGAATGGATGAGACTCGATGCTTTCCGAATGATTGCACTTATAATACAATTATAAGAGGATTTCTAAGAAAAAATGATACATCAAGGGCTATAGAACTTCTTCATGTGATGGCTGAGAGGGGATTTTTGGCAGATTCTTACACTAAAAGCATGTTAGTAGATTTGCTGTCTGCCGATGGGCTACACCCTTCTTCTCGTGAAAGGATTCAGAATTATGTGTGA